A stretch of the Capricornis sumatraensis isolate serow.1 chromosome 19, serow.2, whole genome shotgun sequence genome encodes the following:
- the LOC138094870 gene encoding large ribosomal subunit protein eL39-like encodes MSSHKPFRIKRFLAKKQKQNRPIPQWIRMKTGNKIRYNSKRRHWRRTKLGL; translated from the coding sequence ATGTCTTCTCACAAGCCTTTCAGGATCAAGCGATTCCTGgccaagaaacaaaagcagaatcGTCCCATTCCTCAAtggattcgaatgaaaactggcAATAAAATCAGGTACAACTCCAAGAGAAGACATTGGAGAAGAACCAAGCTGGGTCTATAA